A stretch of Desulfurivibrio alkaliphilus AHT 2 DNA encodes these proteins:
- the istB gene encoding IS21-like element helper ATPase IstB translates to MNPMPELIPMLKQLRLSGILDSLEARNRQAIEEKLAYTDFLAMLVQDEVARRSQRKFAMRVRRANFRNHKTLEEFDFSFNPNINRALIMDLATCRFLEEGANLLVVGPCGTGKSHIAQAIGHCAVRMGYDVLFTTQTKMLGQLHAARATNAYERRLNALAKVDLLIIDDFGLKPLRTPQDEDIHDLIGERYERRSTIITSNLDLNEWGDAFPNKLLGSATIDRIRHGAYSLLLDGKSFRAARPLPKYPKNEVAENVKKGKN, encoded by the coding sequence ATGAACCCCATGCCCGAACTGATCCCCATGCTCAAACAGTTGCGACTCTCCGGCATCCTTGATTCCCTGGAAGCCAGAAACCGCCAGGCCATCGAGGAAAAGCTGGCCTACACCGACTTCCTGGCCATGCTGGTACAGGACGAAGTCGCCCGCCGTTCCCAGCGCAAGTTCGCCATGCGTGTCCGCCGGGCCAACTTCCGTAACCACAAAACCCTGGAGGAGTTCGACTTCTCCTTCAACCCCAACATCAACCGCGCCCTGATCATGGACTTGGCCACCTGCCGTTTCCTGGAAGAGGGCGCCAACCTGCTGGTGGTCGGCCCCTGCGGCACCGGCAAGAGCCATATCGCCCAGGCCATCGGCCACTGCGCGGTCAGAATGGGCTACGATGTGCTCTTCACCACCCAGACCAAGATGCTGGGCCAACTCCACGCCGCCCGCGCCACCAACGCCTATGAACGGCGGCTTAACGCCCTGGCCAAGGTCGACCTGCTGATCATTGACGACTTTGGCCTCAAACCCCTGCGTACCCCCCAGGATGAGGATATCCATGATCTGATTGGAGAACGTTACGAGCGCCGTTCCACCATCATCACCAGCAACCTGGATCTCAACGAGTGGGGCGACGCCTTCCCCAATAAACTGCTGGGCTCGGCCACCATCGACCGCATCCGCCACGGCGCTTACTCCCTGCTCTTGGACGGCAAAAGTTTTCGAGCGGCCAGGCCGCTGCCCAAATACCCCAAAAACGAGGTTGCCGAAAACGTTAAAAAAGGCAAAAATTAA
- the istA gene encoding IS21 family transposase, translating to MFQYRQVLTQMRSVQSDRQIAKAKLMGRRKAAQLRALAQQQGWLDPAQELPDDAELAKVLALPAPGESAVPMLLPYQEQLKTWQAAGINGTTMYQALVREHGFTGSYSSVRRFLKTLKEDNPQATVMLDFAPGEAAQVDFGSGPKLLDSQTGKPFSTWVFVMTLAFSRHQYAEIVRDQKVATWLGCHRRAFEFFGGVPAKVMIDNLKAGIIKACWHDPAVNRSYAEFAEGYGFLISPCPPRQPQMKGRVESGVKYVKNNFLPLREFRSLVDANRQLKEWVLATAGNRSHGTTKQKPLVMFAEAEKAFLKPLPAVAPELAVWAEHKLHGNCHLQFDKAYYSAPFKLVHKKLWVKATETTVKIYHQHQQVAVHPRCARPGQKATCVDHLPPDAVAYLMRDPQWCLKQAGEIGPRCHHLVKRLLSHRVVDHLRAAQGVLRLAGKYGPERLEAACHRALIYDSPQYITVKTILGKGLDQQPPETEPVAAGVAYRGQGRFQRQQLFH from the coding sequence ATGTTTCAATACCGTCAAGTTCTTACCCAAATGCGGTCGGTTCAATCCGACCGCCAGATCGCCAAGGCTAAGCTGATGGGCCGCCGCAAGGCCGCGCAGTTACGGGCCTTGGCTCAGCAGCAGGGCTGGCTCGATCCCGCCCAAGAGTTGCCGGATGATGCCGAGCTGGCCAAGGTGCTCGCGCTGCCGGCCCCGGGCGAATCGGCGGTGCCGATGCTGCTGCCGTACCAGGAGCAGCTCAAGACCTGGCAGGCGGCCGGGATCAACGGCACCACCATGTACCAGGCCCTGGTGCGTGAGCATGGCTTTACCGGCAGCTACTCCTCGGTCAGACGTTTTCTTAAGACCCTCAAAGAGGACAACCCTCAAGCCACGGTAATGCTGGACTTTGCTCCCGGCGAAGCGGCCCAGGTGGACTTCGGTTCCGGCCCCAAGCTGCTTGATTCCCAGACCGGCAAGCCGTTTTCCACCTGGGTGTTCGTCATGACCCTGGCCTTCAGCCGGCACCAGTACGCCGAGATCGTCCGCGACCAGAAGGTGGCGACCTGGCTGGGTTGTCACCGCCGGGCCTTCGAGTTCTTCGGCGGGGTGCCGGCCAAGGTGATGATCGACAACCTCAAGGCCGGGATCATCAAGGCCTGCTGGCACGATCCGGCGGTGAACCGTTCCTACGCCGAGTTTGCCGAAGGTTACGGCTTTCTGATCTCGCCCTGCCCGCCGCGCCAACCCCAGATGAAGGGGCGGGTGGAATCCGGCGTCAAATACGTCAAAAACAACTTCCTGCCCTTGCGCGAGTTCCGTAGCTTGGTCGACGCCAATCGTCAGCTTAAGGAGTGGGTGCTGGCAACGGCCGGCAACCGTAGCCACGGCACCACCAAGCAAAAGCCGCTGGTCATGTTCGCCGAGGCGGAGAAGGCTTTTCTTAAACCTTTGCCCGCCGTGGCCCCGGAGTTGGCGGTTTGGGCCGAGCACAAGCTGCACGGCAACTGCCATCTCCAGTTCGACAAAGCCTACTACTCCGCCCCCTTCAAGCTGGTGCACAAAAAGCTGTGGGTCAAGGCGACGGAAACCACCGTCAAGATCTACCACCAGCATCAACAGGTGGCGGTCCATCCCCGCTGTGCCCGACCCGGCCAGAAGGCCACCTGTGTCGACCACCTACCACCGGACGCCGTCGCCTACCTGATGCGCGATCCCCAGTGGTGCCTCAAACAGGCCGGTGAGATCGGTCCCCGCTGCCACCACCTGGTCAAGCGGCTGTTGAGCCACCGGGTGGTTGATCATCTCCGGGCGGCCCAGGGGGTGCTCCGGTTGGCCGGCAAATACGGCCCGGAGCGGCTGGAAGCCGCCTGTCACCGGGCGCTGATCTACGACAGCCCCCAATACATCACGGTCAAAACCATCCTCGGCAAGGGGCTTGACCAACAGCCCCCGGAAACGGAACCGGTGGCGGCCGGCGTGGCCTACCGCGGCCAGGGCCGCTTCCAGCGCCAACAACTTTTTCACTGA